Genomic segment of Phycodurus eques isolate BA_2022a chromosome 13, UOR_Pequ_1.1, whole genome shotgun sequence:
TCCgattttctgcaaagggacagaaatgagcaaatttaaaaacaacgagtgagtgagtgagtgaattaTCTATTGATTTGGTAGATGAATTGAGCGAAAAATGACGACGGAAGCCGCACAAAAAGCTAAATCTCCGATTGAAAATAACAAACTAGACGTTTATAACGCCGAGAcacaaaaagggaaaaatacGAAGTCAACACGTCACCGTTGATGTTCGGAATGAGACCTGCGGCAATTTGATGACGAAAACCACAGAGGGGACGAAAAGCGTGGCCGGCCTGAGACCTGCACAGATACACAATATGGATGTGGAATTAACagaggtagggtttcaaattaagatttcaaaACGGGTGAGCTTTGAAAACACGGTTAGGGGTtccaagtagggttttaaaaacgGTTATGGTTTAaaaacatggttagggttttaaaactgagggtttcaaattagggtttcaaagtagggttttaagaattgttagggtttcaaaactgggGTAGGGTCCCAATACAAGGTTAGgggttcaaagtagggttttaaatagtgttagggtttcaaattagggtttacaaacctggttagggtttcaaagtaggattttaaaatggtaagggtttaaaattagggttagagtttcaaagtagggtttcgaaacagggtaagggtttaaaattagggtttcaaaacatgtttAGGGTTGCAAAAatgggtgagggtttcaaattagtgtttcaaaacagaattggggtttcaaagagGTTTTAAAAAGAGTTAGGTTTTCAATTTAGGGTTTAAAACATGGTTAGGatttaaaagtagggtttcaaaacagggttcaggtttcaaagtagggttttaaaacatggttagggtttcaaaatagggctaaggtttcaaggtagggtttcaaaactggttagtgttttaaattagggtttcaaaacagggttggattttcaaaattgggttaggatttcaaagtaaggttttaaAAGGGTTAGGTTTCAACTTGGGGTTTAAAACATGGTTAGGACAAAATAGGTTTGGGGTTACaaaactgggttagggtttcaaattggggtttgaaaacacggttagggtttcaaaacaggtgaagggtttcaaaccatttttttttttttttttaattctgggTTCCAACGCCGCACCGAGTACTCGTAGCGCAAGTGCCGACCGAAGTTCTGACAAAAGGCAAATCAATGTTCTGCAAGAGCGCCGGCGCTCGTGCTCgtgcatgtgtgaatgtgaaattCTGGACAAAAAGCACCAAAGGGAGAAGTGGCCATTGCCCTCGCAACTCGTCgtcaaacatttgtttggctttATTGCTTGCACTCGGCATACCGGCGGAGATCCTTTCAGTTTCCTTGTTTACAGTGACATCTTGTGGCTAACCAGCGGAACTTGTAACTCTTGAATCGAGTCACCCTCGTCGCTCCTGAGGCACATCACAGCTGCGCGTGGAACGAACGCATGCGAGCGGACTTTCCGGGGTTGACGCTAGCTAGGCtggacataaaaaaagaaaaaaataaacaagcatttcatttcaaaataacaattaattaaaaaaaaaaaaaaaaaacaatcacacggTAATGATAACGTATTCATCATCGATGACGACCTCTTTGGAGCAACTCAAACTCTTAAGTGAATTCTTGTGAAAACACCTTCACCGTTATTTCTTTGAAGGCAGTTGTGACTTCGTTTTGGATAAAATGCGCAGCGGGACGAAAGACTCGTTCGaaacaaaatgttacattaaCAAGTTCGAGTTGGCAGACGTTTGTTAAGTTATTTCAGGGACAAAATGTCTCGAGTGAAAGCAATTCCACAAAATGCCAATGGAATGGACTTGATAAGATTCTGAAAAAGACGATCTTGGATTTTCAAACAAGTCTTTTTTTCTCGCTGAAAATGGAGACAAAAAGTTCCAAGTGTCAAATGTTTTCCCTCAAAGAAAGAAATTCACTAAGATTTTGCATTTCTGCAGCGTGCTGGGACTTCTCAAACTCATCATCGAGTTCAGTagttcaaaacaaaaagtgactCCCGCATACAATTGTAGAAATACACTTCAAAAGGCTCATTCCCACCTCACTTCGagatttcaaatcattttgacGACGCCAACACTCAAATGTCTTGAGACGGAATTTTTGGGATGAAATATTTCAGCGCGTGTCGAGAACCAACACGATTTGACGATATTCGACTTGTGAAGTCAGCGAAGCAAGGCTGCACAGAGATTCTTAATGATTGAGTATTTTATATCAATTCACCTTGCACAATGAACGTCCCAAGATTAGTAGAACAGTTGTGTTTTCTGTGTTAGGCCGCACGACTGACCATTACGAAAGGCTCGTTTGCGCATATATGATGGCAATAAAAAAGGAGATTGAACGAATACTTCAGTGAATTCTGGAACACGTTCTCAAACTTAAAACAGAAGAAATGACACAGCAGAAaggtggggggggaaaacacaATCAAAAAATGAAGTCACAGAAGTCAATCGCAAAGTGAAGAGTTATCGAAGGCAAGCTGCAGCGCGACCCGCTCCACGGCAACGCGACGCTCGCTTTACCGAGACGTGTTCCGCATTGACCTGGCTCGCGCCCGGAATCCCGGACCGGGCGCGGCCCGGCCCTCTCGGCCGAATAAATAGAAAACCAAACGGAGAAAGACCAACGAGAGAGGAAAGAGAAAAGGGGCCGTGTGTTTTGGTCGGATGGTTAACAGCGATACACGTTCGCAGGTTACGAGGACGCGGGCGTCGTCGCCGCGGGAGGCCGCAGTTCCGTCACGTTTGCGGCGTCGCCCGCGGGCAGAACGGGGGCCCCGCCCTGAGGCAGGAGGGGAGTCAGCTGGGAGGGCAGCATGGCGGGCAAAGGGGGCAGAGGCGCCAGGCCGGGGATGTTGAGGGGAGCCGACAGTGGAGGGACTGccagggggagaaaaaaaataaataaatcatcattACTCAacttttggaatgtttttttttggttttttgcatgttttcagttTTCATCTATGTTTGTCCAACATTgtactactcttttttttttttttttgttggacaTGTTGGAAATAAATTGCTCACAACAACTAACCCCGTTTATATCAGGGCTACTTTGCAGACCCTCTCTCTCGAGAGCCcttataaatgtgtttttgtagtTTAACCCCTTCTACCCACTTTAAACCTCACCATTTTGAATGTGTACCCCCACTAGCCTAAATACGGTACAGTGGACCCGCGCCCACCTGAGCAAACCTGGAAATCAGGATAGCGGACTCCTTGCGTATGCTACGATAACTTGGCAGACCTACGAGGTTGGTGACACGACGGTTGGAACCCAAAGTTTGTTCAAAGCGTCGCGTCATCGACCCGTTGCTCAGATGCGTAATGCGTAATGCGCTTCCACTTGAAGGCGAAACCTTACTACCGCAAGTATAGGTTTTATTTGTTGCGTCAGGATGCCGACAGGAGTCGTCGCGTACCCGTGGTTCCGGCCGGCATTAAGTTGCCGCTGCCCGCTAGTGAGATGGCGCCGAGGTCCGGGAGCGGCAGGTTGAGATTGGGAAGATTCGGAAGGTTGGGAAGCGGAGGCAAGCCAGCCGGGAGGGGCATCAAGCCTAAAAGGAAAACGAGACGCATActgaaacatgaccctgttttACCGTTAACAGTGACGAtcctctttttacacttgtatgacaacgAGAGATGTTACAATGTTACTTCAAAGTTGCATGTACAGTAAGTTCTTATGATGCGACAGTTTGACTCTGGAACAGACCATTTCTCTCTACAGTATCTATCATCTGGGGGGAAATTTTGAAGCGCTCTTTCCAAAACGCTATCCATTATTTTTGACGATTCTCTCTTTACGAGGGCCCGACCGATGATTCGGTTCGCCCATTACATCGGCCGATATTGGCCCTTTTCAAATTGGAAGTCAGCaatgtttttgcagatttttgctttttttttaatttttttatttttttttaaattacaagaCAATGagattcaaacaaaataaaatataaaaataaaaaaatggctgcTGACTCtgttaagttaaatacaaaagaagaaagtattgttaaaaaaaagaaaagtcaaatgctctgcctgtaattcatatctttattgttgtaagcgtTGACACcattaatgttattttaatagttacatatatttttttttatcaattattgGAAGATTATTCTGCCAAACATTGGAATCGTCCTTGGCATCAACAAATCCCTACCGCCTCTTGCCGCTGTACAACTCAAGCGACTCACCTGGTAACGTGGTGGCGGGGTTGAAGCTGGCCGTGGCAGGATTCAGGGGCGCGAGGGGGCCGAGGGACGGGCCGGACGAGGGCAGCAGAGGGACGGTGGGCAAACCTGGTGAGGGAGGACGAGGAAGGAGCCGCAATTGACCCGTTAGCCACGCGAGCACACTTTCGATCGGGACCCAATGACAACGTTGAAATGAAAGATCCCATTTGCCGagccgttttttgtttttgtttttttgaagcaCAACACTACAGCTGCCGTAAACTTCAAGTTCacaaatgcatattttgttAAAACTCCACTTTAAGCCTCACGCtcaagagaaatgctacaataattgcaaaaaaatggACTTTAGAATAGCAGCGGgagatgaaatgaaattgaaacaACCGCTTTATTTCCACACGTTTTCGTCGTCTGTCAGCCTCACAAACGATTTTGGTATCGTCAGCACGTTTGAGAAAGTTGAAGACTTGAAAAACTATTTTCAGACCTCTCCTTCACCGAATGTGACCAGTCAGAGTGAGTCCTGTCTACTGTATGACACAATTCTGTCAAAACATTTGGCTACATAGCATTTAAAATAAGtatgaaacatttttgaagTGATTGCAGACGACTAACTATAACATCAGAAGATTCTTTATAGTCTACCAAAGAAAACGTTGCTTCCTGTAGCATTTTGATTAAGTCTTCATTTTAAGGACAATTCAAATCATAATTAAATCCAAGAGTTCACtgactttttccccctcccaGTCCCGTGAATGTTTGTATGTTATCGTCAATAAAAATaggaaaacataattgtttacatggtattagtttaagcagactcttTTGTTTATTCTTATGACTGAATGAAGATCCGACCACATTTCATGCGCAATctatgcagaaatgtaagagATTCCGAAGTGCTCGCCTACTTTCCCCTCGCGCAGGTTTTGTGAACAACTAAACAGGCGCAGTAAATTGAGGCGAGCTCATCATTAGGTTCATCGGTTTACTTTTGTATCGTGCAGTGAGTTGTTTCTAGTGTCAAATGTCTTAAGGCACCTCATCTAAACTGAAATAGAATATTTTCCAGAATTGAAATTGTCGGGACTTTACCCGTCTGCAGCTCGCTCGGCATGGAGGGGGGCGGGGCTGCGCTGATTGACAGGCCAGACAGCGAGTCTTCAAGGCCGGAGGGGAGCGCGGGGTCACCGCGAGGCGGGGTCACGGCCGACAACTGGACCTGAGCAATTATTTCGTCATTTTCAGTGCTGCGCAAAGACATCGTCCCTCCCGCTTGTAGAAAGAAGTTCAATGTTAGGAAATATTGAAGAACGCGCGAGCGCAGCAAGACCTCGGTGAAGCCGTCCTTCAGAGGAGCGACGGGCTCGCCGGAAGTGGTTCCCGGGAAGCAGATCTTCTTCCCCTCCTCGAAAGGTCGCGTGGGAATCCTGTGGAGGTATCCGTAGCCGATCCCGCATCCGAGGCTGCGGCGGGGCAGAAAAACGATTCAAACGACAAGGGTAACGATTGAATTCAAACGGATCCGAGATTAGCCCGGTTCCCGGTTTTAAATCACTCGCTGACGTGCTTTAGGAGGGAAACTTGACAGACGACAAGTTACTGCTGCAAACTGCGAATGAAGCTTACTGGTTCATCTACAGcgcattttcttcttttaagcAAACAAAGCCTAATGTAGGAATTGAAGCGGCCGGGTCAGTGGCGCGTCGGGAAGGTCTACACGGACGGGAATTTCACCATTTTGGAAGTATTCGAAATTGAAAACTTGCCATTAGCATGATGGAAACTTGATGGAAAGTGCTGTCACACAAGActtgttttgtcataagcagTCAAATGGATGCTTGCCACATGCGGAGCATTACAGTATCTTCCTTGCACCATTTCTGTGTCCCACTTCACTTGAGCATCTGAAGCTCACTCGTAACTCACATTTTGGCTTGCAGTAATAAACCAACCGAGCAAGGTCTCATAACACGAAAAACTCATGAGATCCGGTTGTCTTGCTAAGAATTATGCcgaaatacattttccccaacTATATCATATGTCCCGATGAAGAGCCAAACTTCCATTTTGTACATTTCTGTTTTAGTCCCAGAAATcaccatggaaagtttccaacttgaAACATTTCCGGCATTTTGCAACCCTAGCGACAATGATCACCTACTGAAGTCGTTTTTCGATGATCGGTGGACCAGCCCGGACACCTCATGTCGTGTGTGCAGGGCtcgcactatttttttttctaaatatatcAAACGGATATTGTCATTAGTTTATTATTACCAAACTATAAATTAGATTGAATGTTTTGTATTACTGCTTGCAAAAGCCGCTTCGGCTAACTGCGTAAGCAATAAACAGGCTAATTACTTCCTCAGTTGGTTCGTTAGCAGCCtaattgaagacatttttttctaattggAACTTTGATCCTTCCAGTGTAGTAATGCCCCAAAAGACTTCGTCCAAGTACAAAACATATTGCACAGAAGCCGGCCGGGTGATGGGACGAAGTGGTAACCATAAAGAcacttgtttttaaaactaaataaataaataaataaaataataataaataaaaaatcattgcaatttagcattttcaaaaataataccAATAACTGATCatttgaatattattattactattgatCATGTGAAATTTTCATACCGTTTCATCGCGGTGCTGTTGGtgcttccaccccccccccccccccctcaattttGGAGCATCAACACGTCTAAACATGAGCATGTTATTCCTCTTTTGGAAGAAAACATGAACATCTTGCATCGGTTTCATCTGAGCGCGTCAAGTGTATTACCTGCCCTCTCCTCCCCAGGCGCCGTTGGGTGTGATGACCACCTCTCTGCAGTTGTCGGTGTCGGTGTTGTACACGTAGAGCTTCAGGCCCTTCCCCTCGTGGCTCTCGATCAAGGAGAACAGGTCCTCGGACTGCGCGGGAACGCCACACGATCGTCGGGAGCGGGTGAAGAATACAAACGCGACACGCGAGAATGGCAAAGACGAAGACAACGCCGCTAACCCACCTCGTTCATAACAGTGTCCGCGCCGATGATGTAGTCCGTGTGCGGCCTCAAACCGGCGAGGGCTGCGGGGGAATTGGGCTCCACTTCCTATGAAGAGCACAGCGAGGGAGCAGTGGGCGACGTGAACGAGACAGCCGCAACCGTCGGGTTGACGTACCAGAACGTGCCAAACGTTCTCGTTGGCTCCTTCGAAGCTGCAGAAGCGAATGGAGACCCCGAGCAAGCCCTGGCCCCCCCACAGGTTGCTGGGTGTGACTGTGGACTCCCGCAGCTCCAGCGTCTTTGAGGAGTACACCAGCATCTTGACCGGTTTCTCCACACTGGCTTTGAGAAGGTCCTTCAAGGTGTCATTGTCCTTGTTCTTGTGATGCAGAAGAGGAAATTAggaaatggtgtgtgtgtgtgtgtgtgtgtgtgtgtgtgtgtgtgtgtgtctccatcGCAGATCTGTTCTttatcaagatggcgcctaccagtctggtcgcctcggtaacgcgctctctagtattgtctttgcttttgtgtttttcgtccgtctttggagaccttacacgactcacttacacaaggggagacctgctaaccatcaaggaggctactccggactttctgtcaccgaCTTtggaaaatccgctcagttttttccccgagttactcaccggagcggcgtctgcggttttcggcgcacagaggcggaagcggcgccacagagggaaacgagacggcattcaggtgaaactccgcaagagaggacacagattggcgttcccgtcgatccacctcgcgaatgtacgctccctacccaacaaaacgGACGagtttcatcttctgttaaagaccagtaaagacttcggacgttccgcggccatgtgctttacggagacccggctttgcgacgccgtacccgatggcgccgtcacgcttcccggcttcaacattcatcgagcggaccgcgacatggaatcatcggggaaaacgaagggcggcgggatatgcctccatatcaacgaaaaatggtgtacggacgtcacggtgctcagcacacactgcggcccgcatttggagtcgctgtttttgaattgtaaaccattctacatcgtttgcatcgttcatactggctggagtctatattacgcctcaagctaacacgaacgccgcattgctaacgctcgccgaacaagtcaacgaaattggaaaaaaaacacccggactcacccctcattattctcggggactttaacaaagctaaactcaaccacgaactccctaaatacaagcagcacatcgactgtcctaccagggaaaataatactttcgaCCGCTGCTACGCGACGGTacaaaacgcataccgtgctatacctcgtgcagccctgggctcgtctgatcactgcttaattcacttaataccgacgtacaagcaagaacttaaatgtgcgaagcctacagtgaaaacagtggaaaggtggaccaatgaagccaagatggaacttcaaagccgtttagactgcacagactggagtgtcttcgaaacttcagctggcagcctggatgaatatacggacacggTCACATCTTagatcagtttctgtgaagaggtttgtgtaccaacaaaatcatttcgcacattcaacaacaacaagccgtggttcactgctaaacttaagcagcttcgccaagctaaggaagacgcatatcagagcggggacagggccctgtataatcgagctagaaaccagcttactaaagaaattaacattgcaaagaggatctatgcagcaaagttggaaaaacagtttagcgcgaacgactctaaatcagtctggcgtgcattccaatcgctgactaattacaagcgacgatccccccgagctgagaacaatagcacactagccgacgacttgaataccttctactgcagatttgaaaaggacagtttcacaccacacacccgcccggccgcacccgcgaccacaaccgcacctctgacttctgcgttaaacatccacgaacaggatgtgagacgcatcttcaaacaacagaagattaacaaagcggcaggaccggaccatgtgtccccatcctgcctcaaagtctgcgcggaccagctcgctccagtcttcactcagatcttcaacagatctttggaaatgactacaggcctgtcgctttgacacctgtggtcatgaagtcctttgaacgtctcgtgctggaccgcctcaagagtgtcacaggtcccctgctggaccccctgcagtttgcctaccgagcgaacaggtctgcggatgatgcagtcaacatgggactgcacttcatcctagaacacctcgacagtgcagggacctacgcgaggatcctgttcgtggacttcagctcagcgttcaacaccatcttccctgaactcctttcaaccaagcttctccagct
This window contains:
- the LOC133412057 gene encoding Golgi reassembly-stacking protein 2-like, with protein sequence MGGSQSVEIPGGGSEGYHVLRVQENSPGHRAGLEPFFDFIVSINNTRLNKDNDTLKDLLKASVEKPVKMLVYSSKTLELRESTVTPSNLWGGQGLLGVSIRFCSFEGANENVWHVLEVEPNSPAALAGLRPHTDYIIGADTVMNESEDLFSLIESHEGKGLKLYVYNTDTDNCREVVITPNGAWGGEGSLGCGIGYGYLHRIPTRPFEEGKKICFPGTTSGEPVAPLKDGFTEVQLSAVTPPRGDPALPSGLEDSLSGLSISAAPPPSMPSELQTGLPTVPLLPSSGPSLGPLAPLNPATASFNPATTLPGLMPLPAGLPPLPNLPNLPNLNLPLPDLGAISLAGSGNLMPAGTTVPPLSAPLNIPGLAPLPPLPAMLPSQLTPLLPQGGAPVLPAGDAANVTELRPPAATTPASS